The Equus quagga isolate Etosha38 chromosome 10, UCLA_HA_Equagga_1.0, whole genome shotgun sequence genome includes a region encoding these proteins:
- the HNRNPH2 gene encoding heterogeneous nuclear ribonucleoprotein H2 produces MMLSTEGREGFVVKVRGLPWSCSADEVMRFFSDCKIQNGTSGIRFIYTREGRPSGEAFVELESEDEVKLALKKDRETMGHRYVEVFKSNSVEMDWVLKHTGPNSPDTANDGFVRLRGLPFGCSKEEIVQFFSGLEIVPNGMTLPVDFQGRSTGEAFVQFASQEIAEKALKKHKERIGHRYIEIFKSSRAEVRTHYDPPRKLMAMQRPGPYDRPGAGRGYNSIGRGAGFERMRRGAYGGGYGGYDDYGGYNDGYGFGSDRFGRDLNYCFSGMSDHRYGDGGSSFQSTTGHCVHMRGLPYRATENDIYNFFSPLNPMRVHIEIGPDGRVTGEADVEFATHEDAVAAMAKDKANMQHRYVELFLNSTAGTSGGAYDHSYVELFLNSTAGASGGAYGSQMMGGMGLSNQSSYGGPASQQLSGGYGGGYGGQSSMSGYDQVLQENSSDYQSNLA; encoded by the coding sequence ATGATGCTGAGcacagaaggcagggaggggttCGTGGTGAAGGTCAGGGGCCTACCCTGGTCCTGCTCAGCTGACGAAGTGATGCGCTTCTTCTCCGATTGCAAAATCCAAAATGGCACATCTGGCATTCGTTTCATCTACACCAGAGAAGGCAGACCAAGCGGTGAAGCATTTGTCGAACTTGAATCTGAAGATGAAGTGAAATTGGCTTTGAAGAAGGACAGAGAAACCATGGGACACAGATATGTTGAAGTATTCAAGTCCAACAGTGTTGAAATGGATTGGGTGTTGAAGCATACAGGTCCGAATAGTCCTGATACTGCCAACGATGGCTTCGTCCGGCTTAGAGGACTCCCATTTGGCTGTAGCAAGGAAGAGATTGTTCAGTTCTTTTCAGGGTTGGAAATTGTGCCAAATGGGATGACACTGCCGGTGGACTTTCAGGGGCGGAGCACAGGGGAGGCCTTTGTGCAGTTTGCTTCACAGGAGATAGCTGAAAAGGCCTtaaagaaacacaaggaaagaatAGGGCACAGGTACATTGAGATCTTCAAGAGTAGCCGAGCTGAAGTCCGAACCCACTACGACCCCCCTCGAAAGCTCATGGCTATGCAGCGGCCGGGTCCCTATGATAGGCCGGGGGCTGGCAGAGGGTATAATAGCATTGGCAGAGGGGCTGGATTTGAAAGGATGAGGCGGGGTGCCTATGGTGGAGGGTATGGAGGCTATGATGATTACGGTGGCTATAATGATGGGTACGGCTTTGGGTCTGATAGATTTGGAAGAGACCTCAATTACTGCTTTTCGGGAATGTCTGATCATAGATATGGAGATGGTGGGTCCAGTTTCCAGAGCACCACAGGGCACTGTGTACACATGAGGGGGTTACCTTACAGagccactgagaatgatatttacaattttttctcACCTCTTAACCCCATGAGAGTACACATTGAAATTGGACCCGATGGCAGAGTTACTGGGGAGGCAGACGTTGAATTTGCTACTCATGAAGATGCTGTGGCAGCTATGGCAAAAGACAAAGCTAATATGCAACACAGATATGTGGAGCTTTTCTTGAATTCTACTGCAGGAACAAGCGGGGGGGCTTACGATCACAGCTATGTAGAGCTCTTTTTGAATTCTACAGCAGGGGCAAGTGGTGGTGCGTATGGTAGCCAAATGATGGGAGGGATGGGCTTATCCAATCAGTCTAGTTATGGGGGTCCTGCTAGCCAGCAGCTGAGTGGTGGTTACGGAGGTGGTTATGGTGGTCAGAGCAGTATGAGTGGTTATGACCAAGTTCTGCAGGAGAACTCCAGTGATTACCAGTCCAACCTCGCCTAG
- the GLA gene encoding alpha-galactosidase A — protein sequence MTGTMNLRSRAQLLGCVLGLRSLALVLWGIPGARALDNGLAMTPTMGWLHWERFMCNTDCEEDPDSCVSEKLFMQMADLMDSEGWRDVGYEYLCIDDCWMAPQRDSKGRLQADPKRFPGGIRRLADYVHGKGLKLGIYADVGKLTCAGFPGSYGYYDIDAKTFADWGVDLLKFDGCHFDTLVDLADGYKYMSLALNRTGRSIVYSCEWPLYMMPFRKPNYTEVREYCNHWRNFADIYDAWQSVKSVLDWTSSNQEKIVDAAGPGGWNDPDMLVIGNFGLSWDQQITQMALWAIMAAPLFMSNDLRQISPQAKALLQDKDVIAINQDPLGKQGYRLRKEDNIEVWERPLSDFAWAVAMVNLQEIGGPRFHTISLSSLGGGLACLPACLITELLPVKGKLGFYEWTSSLKLRINPTGTVLLRLDRTN from the exons ATGACAGGGACGATGAACCTGAGGAGCAGAGCCCAGCTGCTGGGCTGCGTGCTGGGGCTCCGCTCCCTGGCCCTGGTACTCTGGGGCATCCCTGGGGCCAGGGCCCTGGACAATGGCTTGGCGATGACCCCCACCATGGGCTGGCTGCACTGGGAGCGCTTTATGTGCAACACTGACTGTGAAGAAGACCCGGATTCCTGTGTCAG TGAGAAGCTCTTCATGCAGATGGCAGACCTCATGGACTCAGAAGGCTGGAGGGATGTAGGTTATGAGTACCTCTGCATTGATGACTGTTGGATGGCTCCCCAAAGAGATTCAAAAGGCAGACTTCAGGCAGACCCTAAACGCTTTCCTGGTGGGATCCGCCGCCTAGCTGATTAT GTCCATGGCAAAGGACTGAAGCTAGGAATTTATGCAGATGTTGGAAAGCTAACCTGTGCAGGCTTCCCTGGGAGTTATGGATACTATGACATTGATGCGAAGACCTTTGCTGACTGGGGAGTAGATCTGCTGAAATTTGATGGTTGTCACTTTGACACTTTGGTAGATTTGGCAGATG GTTATAAGTACATGTCCTTGGCCCTGAACAGGACTGGCAGAAGCATTGTGTACTCCTGTGAGTGGCCCCTTTATATGATGCCCTTTCGTAAG CCCAATTACACAGAAGTCCGAGAGTACTGCAATCACTGGAGAAATTTTGCTGACATTTATGATGCTTGGCAAAGTGTAAAGAGTGTCTTGGACTGGACGTCTTCTAACCAGGAGAAAATTGTTGATGCCGCAGGACCAGGGGGTTGGAATGACCCAGACATG TTAGTGATTGGCAACTTTGGCCTCAGCTGGGATCAGCAAATAACTCAGATGGCCCTCTGGGCTATCATGGCAGCTCCATTATTTATGTCCAATGACCTCCGACAGATCAGCCCTCAAGCCAAAGCACTCCTTCAAGATAAGGATGTAATTGCCATCAACCAGGACCCCCTGGGCAAGCAGGGGTACCGGCTTAGAAAG GAAGACAACATTGAGGTGTGGGAACGCCCTCTCTCGGACTTTGCCTGGGCTGTGGCGATGGTAAACCTGCAGGAGATTGGTGGACCTCGTTTTCATaccatctctctttcttccctgggTGGAGGACTGGCCTGTCTTCCTGCCTGCCTGATCACAGAGCTCCTTCCTGTGAAGGGAAAGCTTGGGTTTTATGAATGGACTTCAAGTTTAAAACTGCGAATAAATCCCACAGGCACTGTTTTGCTTCGGCTAGACAGAACAAACTAG